In Capsicum annuum cultivar UCD-10X-F1 chromosome 11, UCD10Xv1.1, whole genome shotgun sequence, one genomic interval encodes:
- the LOC124888966 gene encoding PTI1-like tyrosine-protein kinase At3g15890 — translation MLVKASKSCDVCNFGILLLKLDSSEKPIEKLNDTRPTMLEVIELLKGESKEKFTALENNEMFKIPPAVGDDALSGEKGNTDSATSDEKEPK, via the exons ATGTTAGTGAAGGCATCAAAGAGTTGTGATGTCTGCAACTTTGGTATTCTCTTGCTAAAGCTTGATAGCAGCGAGAAACCGATTGAGAAGCTCAATGACACT AGACCAACAATGCTTGAAGTTATTGAGCTACTGAAAGGAGAATCAAAAGAGAAATTCACAGctttagaaaataatgaaatgttCAAGATTCCTCCAGCTGTGGGTGATGATGCTTTGTCAGGAGAAAAAGGCAATACAGACTCTGCTACATCAGATGAAAAAGAACCAAAATGA